The Nitrospinota bacterium genome has a segment encoding these proteins:
- a CDS encoding ABC transporter permease — protein sequence MTLGVMIGIASLTVIVAIGDGIKIKVLNRITNMGFGPESFSVIAGAGRMFFTRSKNTTSMTLQDAEDLLALPTVRLVVPRQRTRMQMIYKKEFTSTRVYGVTPDWQLARGWKTEDGDFLSDSDLERRRRVVVLGATPARKLFKGKDPIGKMVRLKNNYYQVIGLLEEKGLTESGYDPDDRALI from the coding sequence ATGACATTAGGTGTGATGATTGGAATCGCGTCTTTGACGGTCATTGTGGCAATTGGGGATGGCATCAAGATAAAAGTTCTCAATCGAATCACCAACATGGGTTTTGGCCCGGAATCATTTTCGGTTATCGCGGGAGCCGGAAGAATGTTTTTTACACGCTCGAAAAACACCACCAGTATGACACTTCAAGATGCTGAAGACCTGCTTGCTTTACCAACAGTCCGGTTGGTAGTTCCACGTCAGAGAACAAGAATGCAGATGATCTATAAAAAGGAATTCACCAGCACACGTGTTTATGGTGTGACGCCGGATTGGCAGTTAGCCCGTGGATGGAAGACGGAAGATGGTGATTTTTTATCCGATAGTGACCTGGAGCGTAGAAGACGAGTAGTGGTTCTGGGCGCGACTCCTGCCAGAAAACTTTTCAAAGGCAAGGATCCTATAGGAAAAATGGTGCGTCTGAAAAATAATTATTATCAAGTCATCGGACTGCTTGAAGAGAAAGGTTTGACCGAAAGCGGATACGATCCGGATGACCGTGCTTTGATTC
- a CDS encoding ABC transporter ATP-binding protein: MNIIEMNSICKSYRNIGFETQVLKDVTLHIKEGDYVSIIGPSGAGKSTLMAIMGCLAQPTSGEYILDGEEVGQLSDRKLSRVRNEKIGFVFQAFHLLPGVTALDNVILPMVYAKNSPFNVKDRARELLAKVGLEHRLHHTPGQLSGGEQQRVTIARSLINDPRIILADEPTGNLDSKNGIETMRTFDNLIKEGKTIVLITHDSDVANHAGRIISILDGQIDSDNLVSHE, encoded by the coding sequence ATGAACATAATTGAAATGAACTCCATCTGCAAGAGCTATCGGAATATTGGTTTCGAGACCCAGGTTCTTAAAGATGTGACGCTTCATATCAAAGAAGGTGATTATGTCAGCATAATCGGTCCATCCGGAGCGGGTAAAAGCACACTCATGGCAATCATGGGTTGTCTGGCTCAGCCTACAAGTGGTGAGTATATACTCGATGGTGAAGAGGTGGGTCAGTTGAGCGACCGCAAACTTTCCCGTGTCCGCAACGAAAAAATTGGTTTTGTGTTTCAGGCCTTTCATCTGCTGCCGGGAGTTACGGCGCTGGATAATGTCATTCTTCCCATGGTCTACGCAAAGAATTCTCCCTTTAATGTCAAGGACCGTGCTCGTGAACTTCTTGCCAAGGTGGGTCTTGAACACCGTTTGCACCACACGCCGGGTCAGTTATCAGGCGGGGAGCAACAAAGGGTCACCATAGCGCGGTCTCTGATCAATGACCCCAGAATTATTCTCGCCGATGAGCCTACAGGGAACCTGGACTCAAAGAACGGTATCGAAACCATGAGGACCTTCGACAATCTCATCAAGGAAGGTAAGACCATTGTTCTCATCACTCATGACTCCGATGTGGCAAATCACGCCGGACGTATCATATCCATCCTGGATGGGCAGATTGATTCAGACAATCTGGTGAGCCACGAATAA
- a CDS encoding efflux RND transporter periplasmic adaptor subunit: MKISERLRSLLLLVIFAGGLIWAWQEGKLDPVIKTGREIIFGKPPKKPTAKDFKFKPVTRQDVRQKVLATGTVTLKTGAEVKIGARISGQVKSLLVKIGDFIRAGEIIAVIEHEDLLSRVARFQADLDAEQARLEKIRAEGPLEINKAVAEREELQVQIKLAQKMVERNKELNTKGFVSTTVLDESEERLEVLKARINLANEELKLKRSQLENDTRLAEAMVDKAQANLDEEEIQLTYASITAPIDGIVAFISTQEGETVVASLNAPTFVTLIDLRKLEVTVYVDETDIGRIKVGQKAKFTVDTYADKFFNGKVREIRPKAVIKDNVVNYEVILDIEKKNIAKLRPEMTANVVVTTGTRKNVLTIPKEAVKREGKKTFVVMEKNGGLKDMPVELGWRDGRIIEVTSGLNDGDQVGIPDKPLKKKREGRRRRR, translated from the coding sequence ATGAAGATTTCGGAAAGACTCCGGAGTCTTTTGTTGTTGGTGATTTTTGCCGGTGGTTTGATTTGGGCCTGGCAGGAAGGGAAGCTGGATCCGGTTATAAAAACCGGTCGGGAAATAATTTTCGGAAAGCCTCCTAAAAAACCCACGGCGAAGGATTTCAAATTTAAACCGGTTACCCGTCAGGATGTACGCCAGAAAGTTCTGGCTACAGGAACCGTGACCCTGAAGACGGGTGCTGAAGTTAAAATTGGCGCACGTATTTCCGGGCAGGTGAAAAGTCTGCTTGTGAAAATTGGTGATTTCATTCGCGCGGGAGAAATCATCGCAGTTATTGAACATGAAGACCTGCTTTCAAGAGTGGCACGTTTTCAGGCTGACCTGGATGCTGAACAAGCCCGGCTGGAAAAAATTCGCGCAGAGGGTCCCCTGGAAATCAATAAGGCTGTTGCGGAGCGTGAAGAGCTGCAAGTCCAGATCAAGCTGGCGCAGAAAATGGTAGAGCGGAATAAGGAGCTTAATACGAAAGGCTTTGTCTCCACCACTGTGCTGGATGAATCGGAAGAAAGACTGGAAGTGTTGAAAGCGAGGATCAATTTGGCGAACGAAGAGTTGAAACTCAAGCGGAGCCAGTTGGAAAATGATACACGGCTGGCTGAGGCCATGGTCGACAAGGCTCAGGCAAACCTGGATGAAGAAGAGATTCAACTGACTTATGCTTCAATCACCGCCCCTATAGACGGTATTGTCGCGTTTATTTCAACCCAGGAAGGGGAAACCGTTGTGGCCAGCCTCAACGCTCCGACATTTGTTACTCTTATTGACCTTCGTAAGCTGGAAGTCACGGTATATGTCGATGAAACAGATATAGGTCGCATAAAAGTTGGACAGAAGGCGAAGTTCACAGTGGATACATATGCTGATAAGTTTTTCAATGGCAAGGTCAGGGAGATTCGCCCGAAAGCGGTGATCAAGGATAACGTGGTGAACTACGAAGTGATTCTTGATATTGAGAAAAAGAACATTGCGAAACTCAGGCCGGAAATGACGGCAAATGTTGTGGTTACAACAGGGACCCGGAAAAATGTTCTGACCATCCCGAAGGAAGCGGTCAAGCGTGAAGGCAAAAAAACTTTTGTTGTCATGGAAAAAAATGGCGGGCTCAAAGACATGCCTGTTGAGCTGGGTTGGCGAGATGGTCGTATAATAGAAGTGACCTCTGGACTCAATGATGGCGACCAGGTTGGCATTCCTGATAAGCCTTTAAAGAAAAAAAGGGAAGGTAGAAGGCGGCGGCGATGA